Genomic window (Armatimonadota bacterium):
CGCCGTCTCGCGGGCCATGGGCGACATCCATCCTTACGGGAACCCCCACATCTGGCTCGACCCGTGGAACGGCAGGACGATCGCCTTTCGCCTCGCTGGAAAGTTGGGCGAACTCGACCCGGCCCACGCCGGACAGTACAAGACCAATGCCCAGGCGTTTGCTGAGCGGATCGATATCGCCATGTTCGGTGGCCAAGCCATGTCCAAATACGGAGCAGGCAAACTTTGGGACTGGCAGAAATCGGGCACCCTCCGGTCGAACGCGGGCTCCGTACTCGGCGGGTGGGCCGGAAAGATGGCCCCTCTCTATGGAAAGCAGATCGTCACGTACCACCGTTCGTTCAGCTACTTCGCCAACCGTTTCGGACTGAAGGTCGTCGACGAACTCGAACCGAAACCGGGCCTCGACCCGACGCCGGGCCATCTCGCCGAAGTCATCAAGGCCGTCTCGGCGAACGGGGTCAAGGTCATCTTGCAAGAGTCGTTCTATTCGGCGAAGCACGCGCAGCTCGTCGCGGCTCGGACGGGTGCGAAGGTCGTGACGGTGCCGCAGAACGTAGGTCATGATTCCGCTGCCCGCGACTACGTCTCGCTCTTCGATGTGATCGTCGACAGACTGACGGCGGCGGTGAGATAGGGCCATGGCGGACTTCTGGGCCCTGATGCAGTGGCCGGTCTTGGCCGCGCTCGTGATGTCGCCCGTGCACTGCCTGTTCGGGCTGCACATCGTCCGGCGCGGCGTCATCTTTATCGACCTTGCCGTGGCCCAGACGGCCGCACTCGGAATGGCCTTTGCGGTGGCGGGCGGACACGACGTCCACTCGCCCACCGCCTATTGGTCGTCCCTGTCGTTCGCTTTGGGGGCGGCCTTGCTCATTTCGCTCTCACGGCACAAGCTTGGACGCGTGCCCCACGAGGCGGTCATCGGGATCATCTTCGTTCTGGCCTCCGCGATGGGGATCGTCGTGCTCGAACAATCGCCGCACGGACTCGAAGAACTCAAGGACATCTTGAGCGGGAGCATCCTTCTGGTCCAACAGCAGGACGTCTCTGCGACGGCGGTGGCCTATGGCACGATCTTGGTCGCGATGCTCGCCCTATGGCGCTGGACCACGGCTGTGACCCTCCGTTCTGAAAACGCCCCTAAAGGCCTCTGGAGGACGCTCTGCGACTTTGCGTTCTACGGGCTGTTGGCGTTCGTCGTCGCGTCGTCGGTCAAGATCGCCGGGGTGCTCGTCGTCTTTACGTGGCTCGTCATGCCGCCCGTGATCGCCTTCTTTTGGCTGTCCAAGATGACGACGGCGGCGATGGTCGCCGTCCCTCTGGCCCTCTTGGGGTCGGTCGCTGGACTCTGGATGTCGTTCCGCTACGACTGGCCTACGGGCCCCGCCGTCGTGGTCGCCTTCGGAGCGGCCGTGGTCCTTGTCTATCTGGTGCGAGTCGTCGTCCCAGAACGGGCCGGTCAAAAGGAAGCGCCGCCATCCGTGGCGGAACTCGAATCAGCGTAGCGTCGGCGTCGAAAGGCGCCGACGTCAGACTCCTTGAGCGATGATGATCGCCTCAGCGACCTCCCTCATCGACATACGCTGGTTCATGGACTGCTGCTGGATCCGTCGGTACGCTTCGGCCTCGCTGACGCCTTCCCGCTCCATGAGGACGCCCTTCGCCTTTTCCACCAGCTTGCGAGACTCGAGGCGCTCGGTCAGATTCGACACCTCGCTCATCAATTGGCGGTTCTGCTCGAACCGGCTCCGCGCGACTTCGATCGCCGGTGAGAGGTCGCTCGGCTTGAACGGTTTCGTCAGGTAACCGAAGACGCCCGCGTCTTTGGCCCGATCGATCAGGTCCTTGTCGGAGTAGGCGGTCAAGAGCACGCACGGG
Coding sequences:
- a CDS encoding zinc ABC transporter substrate-binding protein → MKRTLLTAFAASCAASSFAVVKIVTTTPDLASIASAVGGANVSVSSILVGARDPHRIEAKPSYMSRVGGADLFLAIGLELEVGYEQAILDGSRNRKVQVGSSGHVYASSWVPVLEKPTGAVSRAMGDIHPYGNPHIWLDPWNGRTIAFRLAGKLGELDPAHAGQYKTNAQAFAERIDIAMFGGQAMSKYGAGKLWDWQKSGTLRSNAGSVLGGWAGKMAPLYGKQIVTYHRSFSYFANRFGLKVVDELEPKPGLDPTPGHLAEVIKAVSANGVKVILQESFYSAKHAQLVAARTGAKVVTVPQNVGHDSAARDYVSLFDVIVDRLTAAVR
- a CDS encoding metal ABC transporter permease, encoding MADFWALMQWPVLAALVMSPVHCLFGLHIVRRGVIFIDLAVAQTAALGMAFAVAGGHDVHSPTAYWSSLSFALGAALLISLSRHKLGRVPHEAVIGIIFVLASAMGIVVLEQSPHGLEELKDILSGSILLVQQQDVSATAVAYGTILVAMLALWRWTTAVTLRSENAPKGLWRTLCDFAFYGLLAFVVASSVKIAGVLVVFTWLVMPPVIAFFWLSKMTTAAMVAVPLALLGSVAGLWMSFRYDWPTGPAVVVAFGAAVVLVYLVRVVVPERAGQKEAPPSVAELESA
- a CDS encoding response regulator, which gives rise to MRVLIADDDPIIRLDLRQMLETLGYEVVAEAEDGRSAVELAGTHRPDVCVMDVKMPHMDGIEAAEELAGQAIAPCVLLTAYSDKDLIDRAKDAGVFGYLTKPFKPSDLSPAIEVARSRFEQNRQLMSEVSNLTERLESRKLVEKAKGVLMEREGVSEAEAYRRIQQQSMNQRMSMREVAEAIIIAQGV